The Alysiella filiformis sequence AAATGCTCGGGCGTGGCAAATTCAAAATGAAATTCGCTGTCCAAATGCGCGGGGGCAATCAATTCCAATTTATTCAATGCTTTAATGCGCGATTGGGCTTGGGTGGCTTTGGTGGCTTTGGCTTTGAATCGGTCAATAAACGATTGCAAATGCTTGATGTGCGCCTGTTGTTTGGTGTAGGCGGCTTGCTGATTGGCTAATCTTTGGGCGCGTTCTTTCAAATAAAAATCGTAGTTGCCGCCATAGCTGTGCAATTTTTGTGCTGACAATTCAAGGGTATGCGTGGTGGTCGCGTTGAGAAAATCGCGGTCGTGCGAGATGATGATTTGCGTACAGGGCAAATTTGCCAAATGGGTTTCCAACCACAATACGGTTTCCAAATCCAAATGGTTGGTGGGTTCGTCCAGCAGCAACAAATCGGCACGGCACATCAATGCCTGCGCCAAATTCAAACGCATGCGCCAACCACCTGAAAAGGCTTTGACGGCTTTGGCGTGTTCTTCTTGCGAAAAACCCAGTCCACTCAATAATTTGGCGGCACGCGCTGGCGCGGAGTAGGCATCGATTTCGTCCAATTTGGCGTGGATTTCGGCAATTTGGTTGCCGTTGTTGTCGCGTTCGGCTTGTTGTAAGGCTGTCTGTAAATGCTGCAATTCGGTGTCGCCTTGCAGCACATAATCCAGCGCGGAAATGTCCAATGCGGGCGTTTCTTGGGCTACGGCAGCCAGTTTCCATGTTTTGGGCAAGCCGATTTCGCCTGAATCGGCGGCAATTTCGCCTTTAATCAGGGCAAATAAACTGGATTTGCCTGTGCCATTTTTGCCAATCAAACCAACACGTTGGCGTGGGTTAATCGTGGCGGTGGCTTGATTGAGCAACACTTTGGTGCCGCGTTGTAGGGTTAGATTTTTGATTTCTATCATGATTTGATTGATTTTTGTGAATGTCAAACAGGCGTATTTTACACAAAAAGGCTGCCTGAAATGTTTTTTGCAACACAAACCGTTCCGCTTTTTGCTTTTTTAAAAAGTAAGTCGCCGAAGGCAAAAAACCTTTTTTGTGGGGTAATGAAAGGCAGCCTGAAATTTGCTACCATCGCGTTTTTCTTTTCAAAACACGCCAACATGAACGCGACGATTTACAGCCATTTTTCCCATTTACCCGATTATTTGGCGCATTTTGCCCATTTTTCCGCCAACACGCTGCCTGAACATGGCGTGTATTTGCTTTACGATGAAAGCGGTTTGAGCTTGGCAAAAGTGGGCGAAAAGGGCAGGGTACAAGTGGATTTTGCAAGCGGTGCCGCGCAATATCGGCGCACCAAAGGCGGTGGCGAACTCATCGCAAAAGCGGTGAATCACACCACGCGCCCAACTGTGTGGGACGCAACGGGCGGCTTGGGACGCGACAGTTTTGTGTTGGCAAGTTTGGGCTTGCACGTGCAAATGTTTGAGCAAAATCCTGCCGTGTTTGCGCTGTTGCAAGACGGCTGGCAACGCGCCCAAATGTTGCCTGAAACGGCAGAAATCGTGTCGCGCATGGTTTTGGTTCACGCGGATTTTGCCCAAATTGCACCGCAAATGTTGGCGCAACACGCTCGCCCCGATGTGGTTTACCTTGACCCGATGTACCCCGAACGGCAAAAATCCGCCGCCGTGAAAAAGGAAATGGCGTATTTTCACGAATTGGTGGGGCTGCCTGAACCGCAAGCCGATGACAATCTTTTTCAGGCAGCGCGGCAAATCGCCAAAAAGCGTGTGGTGGTCAAACGCCCGCGTTTGGGCGAATTTTTGTGTGGCGTGAAACCTGCTTATCAATATGAAGGCAAATCCACGCGATTTGATGTGTATTTGCCGTTTCAGGCTGCCTGAAAACGGTATCGTGCCGCGCTTTTACCCCCTCTCCCTGTGGGAGAGGGCTGGGGAGAGGGCAAATGTTCCGCCATTTCAAAAGCTTTACCCTCTCCCTAACCCTCTCCCACAGAAGAGGGAATGAAGTTGTGGCAAATCAAAAAGTGGTGCCGCTTACTTTCAGGCTGCCTGAAATTTGTTAAAATCGCGCTGTTTCAATTATTTTGTGAATGTATTGATTATGCCCCAAATTACGGTTTCCCCCAGCCAAACCCAATTTTCCAGCCAAGCCAATGAAACCATTTTGGCAGCCGCCATACGCAATGGCATCAATTTGCCGCATTCGTGCCAGAGTGGCGTGTGTGGCAGTTGTGCCGCCAAGCTGGTTTCAGGCAACATTTTGCAAAGCGGCGAATACGATGATTATGTGTTGAGTGCAGATGAAATTGCGGCAGGCACAATTTTGCTTTGCTGCTCGCAAGCCGATGGCGATGTGGTGGTGGACATGCCATCGTATGCAGGGGCAAAGGCGATTGCCATTCGCACCCTGCCTGCGCGTGTGGCAAGTGTGGCGATTCGTGGCGATGTGGCGATTTTGTCGGTGGCATTGCCCAAAGCACCGCCGTTTCAATTTCACGCAGGGCAATACATGGAAATTTTGCTCAAAGATGGCAGCCGCAGCTATTCCATTGCCAACGCGCCCAGCCAAAATGGGGTGTTGGAATTTCACGTTCGGCATCATGAAGGTGGCTTGTTTTCGCCACAACTGTTTTCAGGCAGCCTGAAAACGGGTTCCATCATGCGTTTGCGTGGACCTTTGGGTTCATTTTATTTGAATGAAGACGCAGACAATGCCCCCCTGATTTTGTTGGCAACAGGCACAGGTTTTGCCCCCATTAAAGGCATTTTGCAGCATTTGGCAGAAACACAAGCCACGCGCCACGTTCACGTTTACCACGGTGTGCGATTTGAAAACGGTTTGTATGACGAAGTTGCCTTGCGCGAATTGCTGGCAAAATTGCCCAATGCCAAATACACGCCCGTGGTGTCGCGCCCCAGCGAAAATTGGCAAGGCGCAACAGGACAC is a genomic window containing:
- a CDS encoding class I SAM-dependent methyltransferase, with protein sequence MNATIYSHFSHLPDYLAHFAHFSANTLPEHGVYLLYDESGLSLAKVGEKGRVQVDFASGAAQYRRTKGGGELIAKAVNHTTRPTVWDATGGLGRDSFVLASLGLHVQMFEQNPAVFALLQDGWQRAQMLPETAEIVSRMVLVHADFAQIAPQMLAQHARPDVVYLDPMYPERQKSAAVKKEMAYFHELVGLPEPQADDNLFQAARQIAKKRVVVKRPRLGEFLCGVKPAYQYEGKSTRFDVYLPFQAA
- a CDS encoding 2Fe-2S iron-sulfur cluster-binding protein produces the protein MPQITVSPSQTQFSSQANETILAAAIRNGINLPHSCQSGVCGSCAAKLVSGNILQSGEYDDYVLSADEIAAGTILLCCSQADGDVVVDMPSYAGAKAIAIRTLPARVASVAIRGDVAILSVALPKAPPFQFHAGQYMEILLKDGSRSYSIANAPSQNGVLEFHVRHHEGGLFSPQLFSGSLKTGSIMRLRGPLGSFYLNEDADNAPLILLATGTGFAPIKGILQHLAETQATRHVHVYHGVRFENGLYDEVALRELLAKLPNAKYTPVVSRPSENWQGATGHITEHVLRDYADLSAHEVYACGSPAMVQSSKQALVQQAKLPEKAFYSDAFTPHV